In Brevibacillus brevis, a genomic segment contains:
- a CDS encoding DUF2798 domain-containing protein, with product MKLHKKYEQLVFTFIMAFGMSCIISFFMMLINFGFNSMLLGKWLKAWPLAFLFAFPCAYFFPRFIRKLMGKITFVEGD from the coding sequence TTGAAACTGCACAAAAAATACGAACAGCTCGTGTTTACGTTTATCATGGCGTTTGGCATGTCGTGCATCATCTCGTTTTTCATGATGCTGATCAACTTCGGCTTCAACTCCATGCTGCTCGGAAAGTGGCTGAAGGCATGGCCGCTCGCCTTTCTATTCGCGTTTCCGTGCGCCTATTTTTTTCCGAGATTTATACGCAAGCTCATGGGGAAGATCACATTTGTGGAAGGCGACTGA
- a CDS encoding cyclase family protein — protein sequence MNDLLQALAFLKNKEWVDLTHTFGPESPHFSAFDGATFKTLFTHDDGFFAQSFTFAGQYGTHLDAPIHFVRGKRYLDEIELKELVLPLVVIDKSKEAADNHDYSLSVEDILQFEDEHGRIEEGTFVALRTDWSKRWPDVDAFNNKDAEGNNHAPGWSLAALQFLFEQRNIKAVGHETFDTDASVDYRKNGALLGEYYVLEQDTYQVELLTNLDKLPPKGAVIVNIVAKPEKASGFPVRSFAILP from the coding sequence ATGAACGATTTGCTCCAAGCTCTTGCGTTTTTGAAAAACAAGGAATGGGTGGACCTGACCCATACGTTTGGCCCGGAATCCCCCCATTTCTCCGCCTTTGACGGCGCCACCTTCAAGACGCTGTTCACCCATGACGACGGCTTCTTCGCCCAAAGCTTTACCTTTGCCGGACAATACGGCACCCATCTCGATGCGCCGATTCACTTCGTTCGAGGCAAGCGATACCTGGACGAAATCGAGCTAAAAGAGCTGGTGCTCCCGCTGGTCGTCATCGACAAGTCCAAAGAAGCCGCGGACAATCACGACTACTCGCTCAGCGTGGAGGACATTCTGCAATTCGAAGACGAACACGGCCGGATCGAGGAAGGGACCTTCGTGGCGCTGCGCACCGACTGGAGCAAGCGCTGGCCGGATGTCGACGCTTTCAACAACAAAGACGCGGAGGGCAACAACCACGCCCCCGGCTGGTCGCTGGCTGCGTTGCAATTTTTGTTCGAGCAGCGGAACATCAAGGCGGTCGGACACGAGACCTTCGATACCGATGCAAGCGTCGACTATCGCAAAAACGGGGCACTGCTCGGCGAGTATTACGTGCTCGAGCAAGACACGTACCAGGTAGAGCTCTTGACCAACCTGGACAAGCTGCCGCCAAAAGGAGCCGTCATCGTCAACATCGTCGCCAAGCCGGAAAAGGCGTCCGGATTCCCCGTCCGGTCTTTTGCCATCCTGCCTTGA
- a CDS encoding SRPBCC family protein, with product MSDRFVTHDTFTIERFYAAPPEKVFAAWSNPTSKARWFSKPEQFEFRVGGRESNRGGPPGGPVFTYLAEYQDIVPDRRIVYTYTLDAGDTRISVSMTTVELEAEGSGTRLVFTEQGAFLDGHDTPDQREHGTAIMLDKLGEILESNDPA from the coding sequence ATGAGCGACCGCTTCGTCACGCACGACACGTTTACGATCGAACGATTCTACGCCGCCCCGCCAGAAAAAGTATTTGCCGCATGGTCCAATCCGACTTCCAAAGCCCGGTGGTTTTCCAAGCCCGAGCAATTCGAATTTCGCGTCGGGGGCCGGGAAAGCAATCGCGGCGGCCCGCCTGGAGGCCCGGTCTTTACATACCTGGCCGAATATCAGGACATTGTCCCGGACAGACGAATCGTCTACACCTATACGCTCGACGCCGGCGATACACGGATATCCGTGTCCATGACCACAGTAGAGCTAGAGGCGGAGGGATCCGGCACGCGGCTGGTGTTTACCGAACAGGGGGCTTTCCTCGACGGGCATGATACTCCGGATCAGCGGGAGCATGGAACGGCAATCATGCTGGACAAGCTGGGCGAGATCCTGGAATCGAATGATCCGGCCTGA
- a CDS encoding MerR family transcriptional regulator: protein MSRQWKVGELAKATGLTIRTLHYYDQIGLFSPSGHSASGHRLYSEKDFSRLQQILSLKELGLSLEEIQGVLANERYDPLEAVSLQISRLRESIRIQQKLLKQLVHVAHLMQSHAPVSVDDFTQLFDMMRKSHERYFAEKQSNMERHLELLGDFLAELPESPHPKEDS from the coding sequence ATGAGCCGACAGTGGAAAGTGGGCGAACTCGCAAAGGCGACAGGCCTGACCATACGCACCCTGCATTACTACGATCAAATCGGGCTTTTCTCGCCATCGGGCCATTCCGCTTCCGGGCACCGGCTTTACAGCGAGAAAGATTTCTCGCGCCTGCAGCAAATTCTTTCGCTGAAGGAACTCGGTCTCTCCCTGGAAGAAATCCAGGGCGTGCTGGCCAATGAGCGCTATGATCCGCTGGAAGCCGTGTCCTTGCAGATTTCCCGCCTGAGAGAGAGCATCCGGATCCAGCAAAAGCTGCTGAAGCAGTTGGTGCACGTGGCCCACCTGATGCAAAGCCATGCGCCGGTATCCGTCGATGACTTTACGCAGCTGTTCGACATGATGCGAAAAAGTCACGAAAGATATTTTGCCGAAAAACAATCAAACATGGAGCGACACCTGGAGCTGCTGGGCGATTTCCTGGCAGAGCTCCCCGAAAGCCCCCATCCAAAGGAGGATTCATGA
- a CDS encoding DoxX family protein has protein sequence MNTTISKGRLWTARIMSGLVGLFMLFDSIFKFIQPAPVVEGTLELGYAQHHIAIIGLLGLLSTILYLIPRTTFLGAVLLTGYYGGVIATHIRMDAPLFSHTLFPVYLAVLMWGGIWLRYEKVRSLVPISKREEA, from the coding sequence GTGAACACAACGATTTCAAAAGGCCGGCTCTGGACGGCGCGAATCATGTCAGGTCTGGTGGGCCTGTTCATGCTCTTCGACAGCATTTTCAAATTCATTCAGCCTGCCCCCGTCGTGGAAGGCACCCTGGAGCTCGGCTACGCGCAGCATCACATTGCCATCATCGGTTTGCTCGGACTGTTGTCTACGATTCTTTACTTGATTCCGCGCACGACTTTCCTGGGGGCTGTCCTGTTGACCGGATATTACGGAGGGGTCATCGCCACTCATATTCGCATGGATGCTCCGCTGTTTTCCCACACGCTGTTTCCCGTTTATCTGGCTGTACTGATGTGGGGGGGCATTTGGCTGCGCTATGAAAAGGTTCGCTCGCTCGTCCCGATTTCCAAAAGAGAGGAAGCGTGA
- a CDS encoding dihydrofolate reductase family protein, which yields MGSIVLYMQISLDGIVSDVDRWASIDDGILEGALDYYDSLDAIVIGANSYPSMAEYWQQAELASESALERSFAKRINELPKIVLSRAEMELAWKNSELLLYRDEESLVRGIESLRGRMAKDISVESGVRTWQRLLRHDLFDELRMLVHPAVAKVGEKLFAGAEESRALLLESSRVYDSGVVELHYRKKG from the coding sequence ATGGGAAGCATCGTCTTGTATATGCAGATCTCGCTGGACGGGATCGTTTCGGACGTCGATAGGTGGGCGAGCATCGACGATGGCATACTCGAGGGCGCCCTGGATTACTACGATTCGTTGGATGCCATCGTGATCGGGGCCAATTCGTATCCGTCCATGGCGGAATATTGGCAGCAGGCCGAGCTGGCATCCGAGTCGGCGCTCGAACGCTCCTTTGCCAAACGGATCAACGAACTGCCGAAGATCGTTCTCTCCCGTGCAGAGATGGAGCTGGCATGGAAAAACTCGGAGCTGCTTTTGTATCGCGATGAGGAATCCTTGGTCCGCGGGATCGAGAGTCTAAGAGGCAGAATGGCCAAGGACATCTCCGTGGAAAGCGGCGTCCGTACGTGGCAGCGATTGTTGCGACACGATCTGTTCGACGAGTTGCGCATGCTGGTGCATCCGGCTGTCGCCAAAGTGGGCGAAAAGCTTTTTGCAGGTGCAGAAGAAAGCCGGGCTTTGCTTCTGGAAAGCTCGAGGGTTTATGACAGCGGCGTCGTGGAATTGCACTATCGAAAAAAAGGCTGA
- a CDS encoding 2-isopropylmalate synthase: MNRKIIMLDTTLRDGEQVPGAKLNVHQKVEFAQQLKRLQVDMIEAGFPASSEGDFQAVQEIARSVGDTVSITALARAVKGDIDAVYNSIKLAQDPFIHIVLGTSDIHVEKKFNRSKDAVMQQGVDAVKYAKTLMPHVQYSTEDASRSEFEYLWKTIEAVVKAGATIINVPDTVGYAVPEEFGELIRKINDRLKNLNPDVILSVHCHNDLGLATANTLAAIKNGAQKVECTINGLGERAGNTSLEEVVMALKVRENYYQCGTNIKTTELLRASRLLTYLTGLDVQVNKAITGDNAFAHSSGIHQDGLLKDKQVYEIMSPEEVGADSMELILTARSGRHAFKNAVERMGFSVGEEEEFEQLFAKFLTLADAKKEVYDHDVFYLVTNHRTLDTRDSHLYELESFQVVTNDMYPTATVKLKKGAEIVKDSAVGDGPIDALYSVIKSLVGLDVELKDYKINSMSRGKEAIGRVNIRIEYQGKTYSGRAMDTDIIKASAMAFLNGINAVLLDVANEQLSLVQQ, translated from the coding sequence ATGAATCGAAAAATAATCATGCTGGATACGACTTTGCGGGACGGGGAGCAAGTCCCCGGCGCCAAATTGAACGTCCATCAAAAGGTGGAGTTCGCGCAGCAGCTGAAGCGACTGCAAGTGGATATGATCGAAGCCGGATTCCCCGCTTCATCGGAAGGGGATTTTCAGGCCGTACAGGAAATCGCGCGAAGCGTAGGGGATACGGTGTCGATCACCGCGCTGGCACGTGCCGTGAAAGGCGACATCGACGCTGTGTACAACAGCATCAAGCTCGCGCAGGATCCGTTTATCCATATCGTGCTCGGTACCTCGGACATTCACGTGGAGAAGAAGTTCAACCGCTCCAAGGACGCCGTCATGCAGCAAGGCGTCGACGCGGTAAAATACGCCAAGACGCTCATGCCGCACGTGCAGTATTCCACGGAGGACGCCTCCCGCTCGGAGTTTGAATATTTGTGGAAAACGATCGAAGCAGTCGTCAAAGCCGGCGCGACGATCATCAACGTGCCGGATACCGTCGGCTACGCCGTACCGGAGGAGTTCGGGGAGCTGATCCGCAAAATCAACGATCGGCTGAAAAACCTGAACCCGGACGTGATTCTGAGCGTGCACTGCCACAACGACCTCGGTCTGGCGACGGCCAATACGCTCGCAGCGATCAAGAACGGCGCCCAAAAGGTGGAGTGCACGATCAACGGGCTCGGGGAGAGGGCAGGGAACACCTCGCTGGAAGAGGTCGTCATGGCGCTCAAGGTGCGGGAAAACTACTACCAGTGCGGCACCAACATCAAGACGACAGAGCTCCTTCGCGCTTCCCGGCTGCTCACGTACTTGACCGGCCTCGACGTGCAGGTGAACAAGGCGATCACCGGGGACAACGCATTTGCCCACTCTTCAGGCATCCACCAGGATGGACTGCTCAAAGACAAACAGGTGTATGAGATCATGTCGCCGGAGGAAGTCGGCGCAGACAGCATGGAATTGATCCTGACTGCCCGCTCCGGACGCCACGCGTTCAAGAATGCAGTGGAAAGAATGGGCTTCAGCGTGGGCGAAGAGGAAGAGTTCGAGCAGCTGTTTGCCAAGTTCCTCACCCTCGCCGATGCCAAAAAAGAAGTGTACGACCACGACGTGTTCTACCTGGTGACGAATCATCGCACGCTGGATACGCGGGACAGCCATTTGTACGAACTGGAATCGTTCCAGGTCGTGACCAACGACATGTATCCGACTGCGACCGTGAAGCTGAAGAAAGGTGCCGAGATCGTCAAGGACAGCGCGGTCGGGGACGGTCCGATCGATGCGCTCTACAGTGTCATCAAGTCGCTGGTAGGTCTCGACGTAGAGCTCAAGGACTACAAGATCAACAGCATGTCGAGAGGCAAGGAAGCGATCGGGCGGGTCAACATCCGCATCGAATACCAGGGCAAGACGTACTCGGGCCGCGCGATGGACACCGATATCATCAAAGCCAGCGCTATGGCTTTCCTGAACGGCATCAACGCGGTGCTGCTGGATGTGGCGAACGAACAGCTGAGTCTTGTTCAGCAGTAA
- a CDS encoding VOC family protein, translated as MKLSHLNLCVNDVSEAIAFFQHVFDFQLFDQKGDFIAGMGDGHGFSLVLSKLRSDESVSYPTDFHLGFYVETMTEVDQFYQRLAEAGISADHEPKMIRGGYSLYFRALGGILFEVTCYHVKN; from the coding sequence CCATTTGAATTTATGTGTTAACGATGTATCGGAAGCCATCGCATTTTTTCAACATGTATTCGACTTTCAGCTTTTCGACCAAAAAGGAGATTTCATTGCCGGAATGGGCGACGGTCACGGTTTTAGCCTGGTCCTTAGCAAATTGCGATCCGACGAATCTGTCTCTTACCCCACGGACTTCCATCTCGGGTTTTATGTCGAAACGATGACAGAGGTCGATCAGTTCTATCAGAGACTGGCAGAAGCCGGCATTTCAGCGGACCACGAGCCGAAAATGATCAGAGGTGGTTACAGCCTGTATTTTCGAGCGCTGGGCGGAATTCTTTTTGAAGTAACCTGCTATCACGTGAAGAATTGA